In Elusimicrobiota bacterium, the DNA window ATCGCCAAACGGGACAAAGGCATAATCTACTCCACAACTCTTAAGCTCTACTCCTGCTCCTAAGCTTAGTCCTTTTAAGCCGCCTATGTCTTTGGTCTCTGTATTATATCCTGCCCTGCCTATTAGTGTTGCTCCTTCACTTGCTGCATACTTGTACTCTGTCCCTGCGCCTATTCCCATTCCACTGTCATTTACTGCTGTCATTTCTAATCCGACTAACCATTCCGGTTGAATATTATATCCTCCGCCTACCCGTATCGTCATCGGCAGATTATCGCCGGATTCTATATATTTCATCTTACCACCTATATTCTGGAGCGATATTCCTAAGCTCGTTTTTCCTTCCGTTGGCTTGTATAACATTCCTACATCACCGGCTATCGCTACACCAGTTTTCGTTATCTTGCTGCTTATATACTTTATTCCGGCTCCTAATGATACTTCGTCGCTTACTTCGTTACCATATCCTATTGTTACTGACATATCGGATGGACTATAATTGCTGGTTAATAATCCCGCGGTATCATTGCCTTCTATAGAACCATAACTTAAATACTGGATTCCTATTCCTAATCCGCCTGTTTCTGTCGGCTGGCCATATCCTATCCAGGTATAGCCTATATCCTCAAACCATACCGCATGCATTACACTTATTGATGTTTGTTCCATTCCCGCTAAGCCGGCTGCATTCCAATATATATTACTTGCTCCTTCACTTACTCCTACTCCTATATCACCCATTCCGCTACTGCGTGCTCCGGCGCCCAGCTTTAAAAACTGTACTGCACTTGTGCCGGCATCACTCTTACTAAAGGCTGCGGACACATTACTAGAAAGTAGGAAGTAGAAAGTGGGAAGTAGGAAAAGATAAGAAATAAAATAACCGCTAATTCCTAACTTCTGACACCTGACTTCCATCTTTGGACTTTGGACTTCGGACTGCTTCTTTACGCTTTTCATAAATACCCCCTTTAAAATAAATTGTGTTATCTTTAATGTGAAATGTGTTATGAAAGACCTTAAATAAAAAAGAAGCTTAATAGAAATCAGTGGATTAGTTAATTGGTTAATTAGTTAATTAAGTATAAACCTAATCTTCTAATTTGCTAATTCTCTAATCAACTACTTTCTAATCAACTTCTTTAGTTTTCGGTAACCTTGTTGGCTTGATAGTCTTTATCTTGCCACAAGCGGTTTACACGCTTGTGGTTTGTCGTTTGTCGGCAACCTGTTGGCTTTCACTATCTTAGCCCTTGGTTTTGCGAACACATCCCGCTTTCGCGGGAGCAGCCTTTTCGGGTTCTATGCGCGGAAGTCGGACCTACCGGACCGACTGAGCACATGACCCCGCAGTTAGCGGGGTAAACAACATGGAATACTTTATTTCCTCCTTGTATTTACTGTGTAATGTCTCGATAGAACTGGGATAAATTCCAAGTGTTATGTGTAACTAGAACTAAGATGCAAGAAGTAAGAATCAAGATGACATCGGACCTTGGACTTCGGACTGCTTCTTTACTATACTTATAACACAAAACTTGAATTCTGTCTATTGATTAGTTGTTGTTTGATGTGAAAAACTTGCGGTATTGAGAGGGATTTGTGCCGGTAAAACGCTTGAAATTCAGGTTGAAAGTACTCAGATTTGAAAAACCTACCTCATATGCAATTGAAATTACCTTTTTGTTATTGTCTGTCTCCAAAATACGCTTTGCTTCTATTATTCTTTTATTGTCTATGAATTCCATAAAATTTAACCCGGTGAATTTTTTAAACAAATGACTTATGTGATAAGGAGAATATCCCGCATGCTTTGATAATCCGGCAAGAGTTATGCGTTCTTTAAAGTGTTTGTTTATATAATCTAATACTTCGTCAATTACAGGATTATGCTCTTCATTAGAACTAATATTCTTTTTATTATTAGACATACTTCTTTCTATTAGTACAAAAAATGTTATAAGTAAAGATTTTATGGCCTCACGAAAATTCTTTTCCTTTCTTTTCCACTCCTCTTCAATCATATGTAAAATTAGTTCCATATTATTTGCTTCTTTTTCACTAAAACATATATGATGCGGAAAGTTTTCATTACAACTAAGAATACTTTTTATAAAAGGTTGAAGTGAAAGAGAATCCTTAAATAAGGATTTAACAAAATATAAAGTGGTTTTAGTTATCCGAGATGGATTTTCTCCTTTTATATAGGTATGGATATCCCGTCCGTGAATAATAACCAGTGATTTTTTTTTAAAAATATATGATTTGTCTTTAATAAAATAGTAACCATTACCGGAATGAATATAATGGAACTCCGTAGCAAAGGGGTGAAAATGATAATCCTTACTCGGCACATTAAGATCAATTGTAGTAACTATAGAGAAAGGAAAATCTTTTACTGAAAACAGTAAAGGAAAAAGAGTCAGATCTTCTTTTATAACTGAATGTTTACTCATATAAATATTTTTTAAATTTCATTGTTTGCTATTCTTATCCGCCTATGAAGAATGCAAGAATGGTAATTCGTCCCGCTACTGAAACGATAGCGGGCACATCGCAGCGGGCGACAGATTTTTCCACCATTTGTAATTTTATAACATACTTTTGCTATTTTGTCAAGGTATTTTTGTGAAGATTTTTTTGGTAAGTCCTACTTATGTAAAATATTTTAACACACCGACTGGTTAGTTCTGCAAAACACTATCCAACAGCAAGCGATTACAACATCGGACATCGAACGTATTTATCTTATTTCTCAATCTCATTCTTCTGATTAACTGGCACCATAAGATGGTGCCTCTACATTGGACTAAGGACAGGTAAAGAGGTGAAACAGATAAAGAAAACTATTGATTTTCGCTTTACCTCTACCTGTTTTTCCTCTTTATCTTTATCTTTACTTTACTAATCCTATTTTACCGGTCTTCTTGCCACCCGAAGTATCTTCTATCTGGTAAATATATACTGCTCTGGCTACTTTGTCACCATCGGCATTCTTGCCATCCCACTCGAGCCAGCCAAGATTACCAAAGTCTCTCTCTTTGAGTTCCCTGATTAATTCACCATCCACACTATATAATTTCATAACGCTATTCGTTGGCAGGTTTATTACTTTTAACTTACCTTGCGCTGCTGTATCAGGATTATATGGGTTAGGATAGATTTTAATATCGCTTAAATCAGTAGATACATAACTACCCAATATGCGATATGTTGAAAAATGTTTAACTGTTGCGGTCACAGTGTTGTTTATTTTGTCTACTGTCTGGACTCCTGTTACCAAATCCCAATCTGTTCCAGTCCAATAATAAATCCTAAGACCATCCTCGTTTAATGTCCCTATATCCGCTGCTGTATATGGTATTGTTATGTTTACTGAGCGTGCAAATACTTGGTTTTGCAATGTCGGCGCACTTTCTGCACCTCCACCAAATGATAACTCGCCAAAATCATAACATATAGGATTCTTGGTATTAACATATTTTGTTGTGTTACTTACTGTTGGCGGTACTCTTGTCGGTATTGCTGCAAGATACTTATTTGTGGATAGAACGCCTGTAGGTATTAGTATTTTTAGTCCGTTAGCACCTCGTATTGAACCGCCTTGGTATCCTACTAATTTTGATATATACATATCACTGAAATTTATCACTACCGGCGCTGTTACGTCACCTGTTAGCTCTACTGTATTTATGTTACTACGGAACGGAATCGAAACCTCTTTCTCGCCTGCATCTGACACAGTTAGTGTTGAATCTGTTGTATCCAGAATACTATTATTATTGTTCTTAGTTGTAAGTGTTAGTATCCCGGTGTAATCTGTCGCTAAACTGTTCTCATCTACATTATATACTTGCACCAAGAATTTCAAACTCGCAGATGCTGATGCTCCTATCTTGGTTGTGGTTGTTCCATCATCGTAGTAATAGGTATATATTCTGTGTTTTATGTTGTTGTTATATGTCTTAAAACTATATTGCAATGATGTTGCAAGATTGCCGGATGAGTCATGACTATAAACCATGTAATAATAAGTATTTCCTTTCAGTAACCCGCTAAGCGGGACACTGTGTAGTCTATTCATGCCGGAATCTAATGCGGTTGTTGCGCCCATTGCTGTTGTTGTTCCATATGTTACCTGCGAGTCTGAGTTCTCATCGGTATTCCATGTTATTATAGCACTGGTCTGTGTTACACTGACAGTTATATTACTTATTACAGGCGGATTGGGATCATTAAGAATTGTTGTAAAACTATAATCGCCACTTATTGTTGTATTAGCACTCATATCTACGGACACTATCCTGTAATGATATGTTGTGTTTTCAGTAAGACCACTTAGTGTAACACTGTGGTTGTATATGCCACCGGTATCTGTTACCGGTGTCACACTACCATAACTTGTAGTTAAGCCATACTCTACCTTACTATTAGATAACTCATTTGTTGTCCATGTTAGTGTTACTGAATTACCGGTTAGTGTTCCGGTAGGCACTGTTATATTACTTATTATTGGCGGAGTTGTGTCAGCACTTAGTCTTATTATCTTAATGTAATTGAAATTACCGTTATTACTTCCTGCCCCTGTATCCATTACTAATTTCATTATCTGGTTGCCTGCAGTAAGTGTAGTATTGGATGAGATTTCTACATCTTGCCATATCTGCCAACCGCCGGTATTAGGTATAGTCACTGATGGCGTTATTCGATATGCTGTTCCATTGTGCGGACCAAATTCAAGGTGGAACGGACTCGCTGTGCCTTGCATGGCTCCTCTCAGTATTAATTTGTATTCAGCGGTCTCGTTCACATCTATACTGTATTCCAGCCATTCGCTGGGCATTACATTCCCAATATCGTAGCCACCACCGGTATCAGTACAACCTTCCACATCTACATCCTCATTTGTCCTGTATGCTCCTCCACTGTTGCCTGGTGTTGTATCATGGTATGCGACATCCTCTCCTCCTGTATCATAATTCTCTGCCTCTATTGTTGATATTGCTACTCCTATCTGCCATGGGTTACCATTGTTTCCAAATGACATCTGACCTGTTACTGTTATTGCAAAATTAGCATTTGAAGTATCAGTAGTTCCACCGCTTATTGCTACCAACCTTATTAAACAATTACTACTTGCACTGTTTGGCAGGGTTATTATTTCACTACCATCATTTGCTGTGTTAGGGATTAGCGTACTCCAATTCGTCCCACCATCTTCTGATATCTGTATCATTACATTTCCTACTCCGCCTGCACTTGTCCAGGTTACTGTTTGCTGACTGCCGGCTATTAAATTCTCTCCGCCATTCGGGTAGGTTATTGTTATGCTCTTTGTAGGTGTTGTTCCACTTGTCCCGTATACTTCAAACTCCCATAACGAATATCCCCAAACTGATCCTCGCGCTGTTCCATACATACGGATATATCTACCGCTACCGCTAAGACCACTGAGTGTGTCTACTCCACCGGTCCCATTTGTCTTTGTATATATCTGTGTCCAATTTATATCATTACTTGATACTTGGAGCTGGTAATCCTTTCCATATGCAGGATCCCATCTTAACACAACTTGATTTATATTATATGTATCTACTAAATCTATTTTTATCCATTGCAGGTCACTATACTCTGATGACCAACGAGTTCCCATTTTACCATCTGTTACATAATTAGGATTATCATTTCCCAATCCTGCTTCTTCAGAAGATGCTGTCGCTTGTTTCCCTATTGCAATATTACCCTGACTATTCACCTGACCGCTTACTAAATTGGATACTCCTGACCAGTTGGGCACTTCATCGCCCACCTTCATTGCAAAAAAATAGGTTATTCCTGCACTTAAACCCTGGACGATATAACTCTGAAGTGTTCCAGATATCTGTGGGGTTGGCACGCCACTGCATTGCGTTACTCCTGCACTATCCCAATTGCTACTGCTTATACTATATGTTGCATATCGGATATCATATACACTTGCTGTGCCTATATTGCCATCATCGCCTACTGAAGTCCAACTTAACGCTATACTGTTACTGGTTGCACTACCTGTCGCTAATGTCTTTATATCTGCGGGTGGGTTCGTGTCTAGTTCATTTGTTGCTCTGCTTGCTATATTGGATAGTCCGGACCAGTTATTTGATTCATCTCTTACTTTCATTCCAAAATAATAAGTTATTCCTGCACTTAAACCCTGGACGGTATAACTCTGATTATTACCTGCTACTAATGGAGCAGGTTTGCCACTGCATTGTGTAGCTGTCGCCCAATTACTATCTGTTATATTTACATTTGCATAACGAATATCATATACACTTGCTGTGCCTACTTTTCCATCATCGCCGACTGTTGTCCAACTCAATACTACACTGTTACTGGTTGAAACACCACTCGCTAATGTGGTTATATCTGAGGGTGGTGTCGTGTCGGGAACTGGTGTTCCCCCATATACTTCAAACTCAGGTAACCCAAGCCTATAACTACCCGATCTTGTTATCTCATACATCCGAACAAATCTTCCACTGCCATTTAACTGAATATCTTCTGTTCCACCTGTTCCTCCTGTCTTTGGATATATTGTTGTCCAGTCTGTACCATTAGCTGATATTTGTATCTCATAAGATGTTGCATAAGTAATGTATGGGTCAAGTTCATACCATCTTAATACAACTTCTGTTATGCCATATGTTGCACCTAAATCTATATTTATCCATTGTGAATCATTCCAGTTCCCTGCCAACCAGTAAGTTTTTGCATCACCATCTACTGCTTGACTAGTTGGAAATGATGCATCCACAGAAGAAGATGTTGCCGTTTTATTTAATGCTAAATTTGTTGGAGTAGGGTTAGTTTTGCAACTTGTATTGGATATGTCTGACCAGTTGGGTACTTCATCGCCTACTTTCATCGCAAAATAATAGACTGTATCTCCACTTAAACCATTTACTGTATAACTTTGGTTACTTCCGGCTACTAATGGAAGAGGTTCTAAACCGCATTTAGTTA includes these proteins:
- a CDS encoding glycosyl hydrolase, whose amino-acid sequence is MKKKYFIIFLAMFFTVIGVMNAATPLNPNMIHNARNLLNYIYSIEGNHILSGQFGYLKSTVDGMLIDDKIASVTGGKMSAIREYGAHGDNGSNVSFDSVDNTVVKIKADWNSYNRIPEFSWHMSLPPLVETMDTSQLGNNADYYKLVTPGTTENTSFISKLDFMAVRLKQLQDLGIPVLWRPFHEMQGTGFWWSFGGDPIKYKNLWKYMYNYYTNVKGLNNLIWIWAAIPNSSYNAGDFYPGDQYVDIAGYDLYGLDANDPPSMYDYLLGKYNTLKSITSKPSTLSENDVIPDPAQLDQRNINFVWFLTWQGTFLSTNSNARLNYVYNHPYVITAGNALAILKSVSTDTTPPAKINTLTSSVATSNRLLSCSVALNWTTVGDDGNTGTASGYDIRYATFSITSNNWDDISVTKCGLEPLPLVAGSNQSYTVNGLSGDTVYYFAMKVGDEVPNWSDISNTSCKTNPTPTNLALNKTATSSSVDASFPTSQAVDGDAKTYWLAGNWNDSQWINIDLGATYGITEVVLRWYELDPYITYATSYEIQISANGTDWTTIYPKTGGTGGTEDIQLNGSGRFVRMYEITRSGSYRLGLPEFEVYGGTPVPDTTPPSDITTLASGVSTSNSVVLSWTTVGDDGKVGTASVYDIRYANVNITDSNWATATQCSGKPAPLVAGNNQSYTVQGLSAGITYYFGMKVRDESNNWSGLSNIASRATNELDTNPPADIKTLATGSATSNSIALSWTSVGDDGNIGTASVYDIRYATYSISSSNWDSAGVTQCSGVPTPQISGTLQSYIVQGLSAGITYFFAMKVGDEVPNWSGVSNLVSGQVNSQGNIAIGKQATASSEEAGLGNDNPNYVTDGKMGTRWSSEYSDLQWIKIDLVDTYNINQVVLRWDPAYGKDYQLQVSSNDINWTQIYTKTNGTGGVDTLSGLSGSGRYIRMYGTARGSVWGYSLWEFEVYGTSGTTPTKSITITYPNGGENLIAGSQQTVTWTSAGGVGNVMIQISEDGGTNWSTLIPNTANDGSEIITLPNSASSNCLIRLVAISGGTTDTSNANFAITVTGQMSFGNNGNPWQIGVAISTIEAENYDTGGEDVAYHDTTPGNSGGAYRTNEDVDVEGCTDTGGGYDIGNVMPSEWLEYSIDVNETAEYKLILRGAMQGTASPFHLEFGPHNGTAYRITPSVTIPNTGGWQIWQDVEISSNTTLTAGNQIMKLVMDTGAGSNNGNFNYIKIIRLSADTTPPIISNITVPTGTLTGNSVTLTWTTNELSNSKVEYGLTTSYGSVTPVTDTGGIYNHSVTLSGLTENTTYHYRIVSVDMSANTTISGDYSFTTILNDPNPPVISNITVSVTQTSAIITWNTDENSDSQVTYGTTTAMGATTALDSGMNRLHSVPLSGLLKGNTYYYMVYSHDSSGNLATSLQYSFKTYNNNIKHRIYTYYYDDGTTTTKIGASASASLKFLVQVYNVDENSLATDYTGILTLTTKNNNNSILDTTDSTLTVSDAGEKEVSIPFRSNINTVELTGDVTAPVVINFSDMYISKLVGYQGGSIRGANGLKILIPTGVLSTNKYLAAIPTRVPPTVSNTTKYVNTKNPICYDFGELSFGGGAESAPTLQNQVFARSVNITIPYTAADIGTLNEDGLRIYYWTGTDWDLVTGVQTVDKINNTVTATVKHFSTYRILGSYVSTDLSDIKIYPNPYNPDTAAQGKLKVINLPTNSVMKLYSVDGELIRELKERDFGNLGWLEWDGKNADGDKVARAVYIYQIEDTSGGKKTGKIGLVK
- a CDS encoding AraC family transcriptional regulator: MSKHSVIKEDLTLFPLLFSVKDFPFSIVTTIDLNVPSKDYHFHPFATEFHYIHSGNGYYFIKDKSYIFKKKSLVIIHGRDIHTYIKGENPSRITKTTLYFVKSLFKDSLSLQPFIKSILSCNENFPHHICFSEKEANNMELILHMIEEEWKRKEKNFREAIKSLLITFFVLIERSMSNNKKNISSNEEHNPVIDEVLDYINKHFKERITLAGLSKHAGYSPYHISHLFKKFTGLNFMEFIDNKRIIEAKRILETDNNKKVISIAYEVGFSNLSTFNLNFKRFTGTNPSQYRKFFTSNNN
- a CDS encoding PorV/PorQ family protein; the protein is MKSVKKQSEVQSPKMEVRCQKLGISGYFISYLFLLPTFYFLLSSNVSAAFSKSDAGTSAVQFLKLGAGARSSGMGDIGVGVSEGASNIYWNAAGLAGMEQTSISVMHAVWFEDIGYTWIGYGQPTETGGLGIGIQYLSYGSIEGNDTAGLLTSNYSPSDMSVTIGYGNEVSDEVSLGAGIKYISSKITKTGVAIAGDVGMLYKPTEGKTSLGISLQNIGGKMKYIESGDNLPMTIRVGGGYNIQPEWLVGLEMTAVNDSGMGIGAGTEYKYAASEGATLIGRAGYNTETKDIGGLKGLSLGAGVELKSCGVDYAFVPFGDLGDTHRISLNLKF